The Verrucomicrobium spinosum DSM 4136 = JCM 18804 genome includes a region encoding these proteins:
- a CDS encoding GNAT family N-acetyltransferase → MDIDHDSASHRFSLEESGHTSVLDYELDGRQMTITHTYVPGELRGRGIAAELVQEALEHAREQGWTVVPQCSYVAAYMARHKEYSDLL, encoded by the coding sequence ATGGACATCGATCACGACTCCGCATCCCACCGGTTCTCCTTGGAAGAATCCGGCCATACCTCCGTGCTGGACTATGAGCTGGATGGCCGCCAGATGACCATCACCCACACCTACGTCCCCGGTGAGCTGCGTGGCCGGGGCATCGCCGCCGAGCTGGTGCAGGAGGCCCTGGAGCATGCCCGCGAGCAGGGGTGGACCGTGGTGCCGCAGTGCAGCTACGTCGCGGCCTACATGGCCCGGCACAAGGAGTACAGCGACCTTCTGTGA